Below is a window of Halarcobacter anaerophilus DNA.
AATATTATAAATATAAAAATTTTTTTCAATAAGTTTTTTGTTTTTTATACTATCTCTTAAATTTGCAATATTTATCAGAGTATCTGCTTTATTTACCTCTAAATTTACTACGTTTATTTTTTGGCTATCTTTTTCATATCCCGATTTAGATTTGATTTTAAGTAATCTTTGATAATTTTTATTTTGAAGTTTTATCATCTCATTTATTGCATCAAGTTTTTTTAAAGATTGTTCCAAATCTATTCTATCCACATAAGAATCAATTTCGATAATTTTGGTATTTTTTGCTCTTTTACCCTCAATATTTTTATTTGAAAAAATTACTTTTCCACTAACTGATGCTTTTATCGAATAACTCTCAATAGGCTCTAATTTTGCATAATACTCTTCGGCTAAAGAGAACGAAAACAGAAATAAAACAACTAATAAATATCTCATATAAACCTCTTAAATTTTAATCTCTTTTAATCTTTTTAAAATCTCTTTTTTCAAAATTTTAAAATCTTTGTCTGACTCACACTCAAATATAAGTTCATCTAAAACAGAATCTTTTTTCAAATAAGGAACCAAAACTTTCATTAATTCAGTTCTGTTTTCTGTTTTTTTCACCAATTTACCCAATGGAGTATCTTGTGAAACTTTTTTTGAATTTTGAACTCTAACAAATTTATATAAACCCAAAATTAATAGAGTCGTAATTATACCAAACAAAAAGTATTTAAGCTTATTTTCATATGATATTTCCTCTTTTTGCCCTTCATTTTTTTCTACTTTTACAATCGCTTTTTCTGCTTTTTGAAGTATTACTTTCTGCTCTTTTTTACTTTTTTCTACCTCTATTGTAAAACTTTGAGTTCTTTTTTCAACTACTTTTTGCTCTTTTTTACTAAAATATTTTAAAGTAATCCTAGGTATTTCAATAGAATTTTCAGGAACAATAGAAAAAACTTTTGAATATACT
It encodes the following:
- a CDS encoding efflux RND transporter periplasmic adaptor subunit — its product is MRYLLVVLFLFSFSLAEEYYAKLEPIESYSIKASVSGKVIFSNKNIEGKRAKNTKIIEIDSYVDRIDLEQSLKKLDAINEMIKLQNKNYQRLLKIKSKSGYEKDSQKINVVNLEVNKADTLINIANLRDSIKNKKLIEKNFYIYNIEVKEGDYVTPGTLLYEAKDLSQGKLEIYVPILEIEKVKNKAIFLNGKKTDLKIDKIYDVADSKHISSYKVKIIINKPKTFSRLIKIEFK